The following proteins come from a genomic window of Malus domestica chromosome 02, GDT2T_hap1:
- the LOC103407396 gene encoding SUPPRESSOR OF ABI3-5-like isoform X2 gives MDHGRYGHQQRWDNNSALEGYGAVHEPNFRANGSYDERRFIDERCSRDNVYPRNSFHRDVLDGDNYPPPPPHAVGVWPHSRRRSYEEDLPIERETRRHEKQYMDSYHEMDNFLDHDSDTFQDFDKFRDSYRSVNYRDPGFDRIARFGGRDRDDYAYDDFDSRPRSTHQNREDSRERDYDYGRYSYDSDYDGSSRRDGNWRCRGSRESRDRERDKKCLSRETEQSPHRRHEQSRSRSISRGHDDRPRSRSPRGRSHGRSHREDSYDDGRYEGTDKRRDRDEKRHREHYSVAPSATIVVKGLSQKTNEEDLYQILAEWGPLRHVRVIKERNSGTSRGFAFIDFPSVGAARAMMDSMGDEGLVVNDRKLFFEYSKPTGGAGGSFGQENSIKLGHNTHNTHKSTTMPSDWMCISCEYVNFARRTSCFQCNKARTEDAPAADISLSNQMTSAKKGSEAGPTHVLVVRGLDENADEEMLRYEFSKHAAIKDLRLVRDKFTHVSRGFAFVHFHSVGDATKALEATNGTTLERNGQILRVAYAKSVLGPGSSQSSSLAAAAIEAATFAQQYDAVGWAPKEYNPDDKQSTAGNEQNGGEMAVQQDGLAPQSGFVWDEASGYYYDAASGFYYDPNTGLYYDGNNGIWYTYDNQTQQYIPCTDQNDNKTSADQSELSKASDGSSNRKAVISAPATTSTSEKAASLPDAVQAAAAAAIAAEKREKEKAKEIKLASKSSILANKKKMSNVLTMWKQRSHEGQATRVALDDNQPSGSADDRPVSSVQSAKSKFKTNVTKENTTSSSGVTATVSAAQITSSSGVTDTVSAAETVGLECSVMPRPVSNSIRGTVMGVIRGSGRGVVKSDASFSGSSVGVSMPSTSAPGMAGSSASTNAVTPTVLTPFRTDASALGSYTPAVATGSGKRRFSEMPLTPASAPKEPHTAYRDRAAERRSLYGSSVSFSDDVSDLGFAESNQDSASRKGSFDSMPFPPGVGGGRGVGDANIDSYEVITAEKAIDESNVGNKMLRNMGWHEGLGLGRDGSGMVEPVQAQSVERRAGLGSQQKKLDPTLEVQAGDSYKTLIQKKALARFREMS, from the exons ATGGATCACGGTCGCTATGGTCATCAGCAAAGATGGGATAATAACAGC GCTCTGGAGGGGTATGGTGCAGTCCACGAGCCAAACTTTCG GGCCAATGGTTCATATGATGAGAGGAGGTTTATAGATGAAAGATGCTCAAGGGACAACGTCTATCCAAGAAACTCTTTTCACCGTGATGTTCTAGATGGGGATAACtatccacctccacctcctcatGCTGTTGGTGTCTGGCCACACTCAAGAAGGAGAAGTTATGAGGAAGATCTTCCAATTGAGAGGGAAACTAGGCGACATGAGAAGCAATACATGGATTCATATCACGAGATGGATAACTTTCTTGATCATGACAGCGATACGTTTCAGGATTTTGATAAATTTCGGGATAGCTATCGTAGTGTCAACTATCGTGATCCTGGGTTTGACAGGATTGCTCGGTTTGGTGGACGTGATCGTGATGATTAtgcttatgatgattttgactCTAGGCCCCGTTCTACCCATCAGAACAGGGAGGATAGTCGTGAAAGGGATTATGACTATGGTCGATACAGTTATGATTCTGATTACGATGGAAGTAGTAGGAGAGATGGCAATTGGAGGTGTCGGGGATCTCGTGAATCTCGTGACCGAGAGCGTGACAAGAAATGTTTGAGTAGGGAGACAGAACAGAGTCCACATAGAAGGCATGAGCAGTCCCGTTCTCGGTCCATTTCTCGTGGGCATGATGATCGCCCTAGATCAAGGTCCCCTAGAGGTCGAAGCCATGGGCGAAGTCATCGAGAGGACAGCTATGATGATGGACGGTACGAGGGAACTGATAAGCGAAGGGATCGTGATGAGAAACGCCATAGAGAACATTATTCTGTG GCCCCATCTGCAACTATTGTTGTGAAGGGTCTTTCCCAGAAGACAAATGAGGAAGATTTATACCAGATCCTT GCTGAATGGGGACCCCTTCGACATGTCCGTGTGATCAAAGAACGTAATTCTGGCACTTCTCGTGGTTTTGCGTTTATTGATTTTCCTTCTGTG GGAGCAGCACGCGCTATGATGGACAGCATGGGGGATGAAGGGCTTGTGGTCAATGACAGGAAGCTTTTTTTCGAGTATAG TAAGCCAACTGGGGGTGCAGGTGGATCTTTTGGTCAGGAGAATTCCATTAAATTAGGCCATAATACCCATAATACCCATAAAAGCACCACAATGCCATCTGATTGGATGTGCATAAGTTGTGAATATGTTAATTTTGCACGGCGCACTTCCTGTTTTCAG TGCAATAAGGCACGAACTGAGGATGCTCCTGCAGCAGATATTTCTTTGTCCAATCAAATGACTTCAGCAAAGAAGGGGTCTGAAGCTG GTCCTACTCATGTCTTGGTTGTTCGTGGACTGGATGAAAATGCTGATGAGGAAATGCTGCGCTATGAGTTCTCCAAACATGCTGCAATTAAG GATCTTCGTCTTGTTAGAGACAAATTTACTCATGTTTCAAGGGGGTTTGCTTTTGTACATTTCCATTCG GTAGGAGATGCTACAAAAGCTCTTGAAGCAACAAATGGAACAACACTTGAGAGGAATGGGCAAATTTTGAGAGTAGCATATGCAAAGAGCGTTCTTGGTCCAGGATCTTCACAGTCAAGCAGCCTGGCAGCTGCTGCGATTGAGGCAGCCACATTTGCCCAACAG TACGATGCTGTTGGATGGGCTCCAAAGGAATATAATCCAGATGACAAACAATCCACTGCAGGGAACGAGCAAAATGGCGGGGAGATGGCAGTACAACAAGATGGTTTGGCTCCACAATCTGGTTTTGTGTGGGATGAGGCATCTGGTTATTACTATGATGCTGCTTCTGGGTTCTACTATGACCCAAATACAG GCCTTTACTATGATGGTAACAACGGCATTTGGTATACATATGACAACCAAACTCAGCAGTACATCCCTTGCACTGATCAAAATGATAACAAAACATCTGCTGATCAATCTGAGCTTTCCAAGGCATCGGATGGTTCAAGTAATAGAAAAGCAGTCATTTCTGCTCCAGCTACAACCTCAACATCTGAGAAGGCTGCATCATTACCAGATGCAGTCCAGGCTGCTGCAGCAGCAGCAATAGCTgcagagaaaagggaaaaggaaaaggcAAAAGAGATCAAACTGGCTTCAAAGAGCAGTATTTTGGcaaacaagaagaaaatgagtAATGTGTTGACAATGTGGAAGCAAAGGAGTCACGAAGGGCAAGCAACCCGTGTAGCTCTGGATGACAACCAGCCAAGTGGTTCGGCTGATGATAGACCAGTTTCTTCTGTGCAGTCTGCAAAGAGCAAGTTTAAAACTAATGTGACAAAGGAGAATACTACATCCAGTTCAGGGGTTACTGCAACTGTTTCTGCTGCACAGATTACATCCAGTTCAGGGGTTACTGACACTGTTTCTGCTGCAGAGACTGTTGGTTTGGAGTGTTCAGTTATGCCAAGGCCTGTGAGTAACAGTATAAGAGGGACAGTGATGGGAGTCATAAGGGGATCTGGAAGAGGTGTAGTGAAATCAGATGCCTCGTTTTCAGGATCAAGTGTTGGAGTTTCCATGCCTTCAACTTCTGCTCCCGGCATGGCAGGTTCATCTGCATCAACAAATGCAGTCACCCCCACAGTTTTGACACCCTTTAGAACGGATGCATCTGCATTGGGTTCTTATACACCAGCTGTTGCTACTGGGAGTGGAAAGAGAAGATTTTCTGAAATGCCACTAACTCCTGCTTCTGCTCCTAAAGAACCTCATACTGCGTACAGGGATCGTGCAGCCGAGAGAAGAAGCTTATATGGTTCATCGGTGTCTTTTAGTGATGACGTATCTGACCTTGGTTTTGCAGAGTCAA ATCAAGATTCTGCGTCAAGAAAGGGTTCTTTTGATTCAATGCCTTTTCCCCCTGGTGTTGGTGGAGGACGTGGGGTTGGAGATGCTAACATTGACAGTTACGAGGTGATTACAGCTGAAAAAGCAATTGATGAGAGCAATGTGGGCAACAAGATGCTTCGCAACATGGGCTGGCACGAAGGCTTG GGGTTAGGAAGAGATGGAAGCGGAATGGTAGAACCAGTGCAGGCTCAGTCCGTGGAACGGAGAGCAGGACTTGGGAGTCAGCAGAAGAAGTTAGATCCTACTCTCGAGGTGCAGGCCGGAGATAGTTACAAGACTCTCATTCAGAAGAAGGCACTGGCCAGGTTCCGGGAGATGTCTTAA
- the LOC103407396 gene encoding SUPPRESSOR OF ABI3-5-like isoform X1, with the protein MDHGRYGHQQRWDNNSALEGYGAVHEPNFRANGSYDERRFIDERCSRDNVYPRNSFHRDVLDGDNYPPPPPHAVGVWPHSRRRSYEEDLPIERETRRHEKQYMDSYHEMDNFLDHDSDTFQDFDKFRDSYRSVNYRDPGFDRIARFGGRDRDDYAYDDFDSRPRSTHQNREDSRERDYDYGRYSYDSDYDGSSRRDGNWRCRGSRESRDRERDKKCLSRETEQSPHRRHEQSRSRSISRGHDDRPRSRSPRGRSHGRSHREDSYDDGRYEGTDKRRDRDEKRHREHYSVAPSATIVVKGLSQKTNEEDLYQILAEWGPLRHVRVIKERNSGTSRGFAFIDFPSVGAARAMMDSMGDEGLVVNDRKLFFEYSSKPTGGAGGSFGQENSIKLGHNTHNTHKSTTMPSDWMCISCEYVNFARRTSCFQCNKARTEDAPAADISLSNQMTSAKKGSEAGPTHVLVVRGLDENADEEMLRYEFSKHAAIKDLRLVRDKFTHVSRGFAFVHFHSVGDATKALEATNGTTLERNGQILRVAYAKSVLGPGSSQSSSLAAAAIEAATFAQQYDAVGWAPKEYNPDDKQSTAGNEQNGGEMAVQQDGLAPQSGFVWDEASGYYYDAASGFYYDPNTGLYYDGNNGIWYTYDNQTQQYIPCTDQNDNKTSADQSELSKASDGSSNRKAVISAPATTSTSEKAASLPDAVQAAAAAAIAAEKREKEKAKEIKLASKSSILANKKKMSNVLTMWKQRSHEGQATRVALDDNQPSGSADDRPVSSVQSAKSKFKTNVTKENTTSSSGVTATVSAAQITSSSGVTDTVSAAETVGLECSVMPRPVSNSIRGTVMGVIRGSGRGVVKSDASFSGSSVGVSMPSTSAPGMAGSSASTNAVTPTVLTPFRTDASALGSYTPAVATGSGKRRFSEMPLTPASAPKEPHTAYRDRAAERRSLYGSSVSFSDDVSDLGFAESNQDSASRKGSFDSMPFPPGVGGGRGVGDANIDSYEVITAEKAIDESNVGNKMLRNMGWHEGLGLGRDGSGMVEPVQAQSVERRAGLGSQQKKLDPTLEVQAGDSYKTLIQKKALARFREMS; encoded by the exons ATGGATCACGGTCGCTATGGTCATCAGCAAAGATGGGATAATAACAGC GCTCTGGAGGGGTATGGTGCAGTCCACGAGCCAAACTTTCG GGCCAATGGTTCATATGATGAGAGGAGGTTTATAGATGAAAGATGCTCAAGGGACAACGTCTATCCAAGAAACTCTTTTCACCGTGATGTTCTAGATGGGGATAACtatccacctccacctcctcatGCTGTTGGTGTCTGGCCACACTCAAGAAGGAGAAGTTATGAGGAAGATCTTCCAATTGAGAGGGAAACTAGGCGACATGAGAAGCAATACATGGATTCATATCACGAGATGGATAACTTTCTTGATCATGACAGCGATACGTTTCAGGATTTTGATAAATTTCGGGATAGCTATCGTAGTGTCAACTATCGTGATCCTGGGTTTGACAGGATTGCTCGGTTTGGTGGACGTGATCGTGATGATTAtgcttatgatgattttgactCTAGGCCCCGTTCTACCCATCAGAACAGGGAGGATAGTCGTGAAAGGGATTATGACTATGGTCGATACAGTTATGATTCTGATTACGATGGAAGTAGTAGGAGAGATGGCAATTGGAGGTGTCGGGGATCTCGTGAATCTCGTGACCGAGAGCGTGACAAGAAATGTTTGAGTAGGGAGACAGAACAGAGTCCACATAGAAGGCATGAGCAGTCCCGTTCTCGGTCCATTTCTCGTGGGCATGATGATCGCCCTAGATCAAGGTCCCCTAGAGGTCGAAGCCATGGGCGAAGTCATCGAGAGGACAGCTATGATGATGGACGGTACGAGGGAACTGATAAGCGAAGGGATCGTGATGAGAAACGCCATAGAGAACATTATTCTGTG GCCCCATCTGCAACTATTGTTGTGAAGGGTCTTTCCCAGAAGACAAATGAGGAAGATTTATACCAGATCCTT GCTGAATGGGGACCCCTTCGACATGTCCGTGTGATCAAAGAACGTAATTCTGGCACTTCTCGTGGTTTTGCGTTTATTGATTTTCCTTCTGTG GGAGCAGCACGCGCTATGATGGACAGCATGGGGGATGAAGGGCTTGTGGTCAATGACAGGAAGCTTTTTTTCGAGTATAG TAGTAAGCCAACTGGGGGTGCAGGTGGATCTTTTGGTCAGGAGAATTCCATTAAATTAGGCCATAATACCCATAATACCCATAAAAGCACCACAATGCCATCTGATTGGATGTGCATAAGTTGTGAATATGTTAATTTTGCACGGCGCACTTCCTGTTTTCAG TGCAATAAGGCACGAACTGAGGATGCTCCTGCAGCAGATATTTCTTTGTCCAATCAAATGACTTCAGCAAAGAAGGGGTCTGAAGCTG GTCCTACTCATGTCTTGGTTGTTCGTGGACTGGATGAAAATGCTGATGAGGAAATGCTGCGCTATGAGTTCTCCAAACATGCTGCAATTAAG GATCTTCGTCTTGTTAGAGACAAATTTACTCATGTTTCAAGGGGGTTTGCTTTTGTACATTTCCATTCG GTAGGAGATGCTACAAAAGCTCTTGAAGCAACAAATGGAACAACACTTGAGAGGAATGGGCAAATTTTGAGAGTAGCATATGCAAAGAGCGTTCTTGGTCCAGGATCTTCACAGTCAAGCAGCCTGGCAGCTGCTGCGATTGAGGCAGCCACATTTGCCCAACAG TACGATGCTGTTGGATGGGCTCCAAAGGAATATAATCCAGATGACAAACAATCCACTGCAGGGAACGAGCAAAATGGCGGGGAGATGGCAGTACAACAAGATGGTTTGGCTCCACAATCTGGTTTTGTGTGGGATGAGGCATCTGGTTATTACTATGATGCTGCTTCTGGGTTCTACTATGACCCAAATACAG GCCTTTACTATGATGGTAACAACGGCATTTGGTATACATATGACAACCAAACTCAGCAGTACATCCCTTGCACTGATCAAAATGATAACAAAACATCTGCTGATCAATCTGAGCTTTCCAAGGCATCGGATGGTTCAAGTAATAGAAAAGCAGTCATTTCTGCTCCAGCTACAACCTCAACATCTGAGAAGGCTGCATCATTACCAGATGCAGTCCAGGCTGCTGCAGCAGCAGCAATAGCTgcagagaaaagggaaaaggaaaaggcAAAAGAGATCAAACTGGCTTCAAAGAGCAGTATTTTGGcaaacaagaagaaaatgagtAATGTGTTGACAATGTGGAAGCAAAGGAGTCACGAAGGGCAAGCAACCCGTGTAGCTCTGGATGACAACCAGCCAAGTGGTTCGGCTGATGATAGACCAGTTTCTTCTGTGCAGTCTGCAAAGAGCAAGTTTAAAACTAATGTGACAAAGGAGAATACTACATCCAGTTCAGGGGTTACTGCAACTGTTTCTGCTGCACAGATTACATCCAGTTCAGGGGTTACTGACACTGTTTCTGCTGCAGAGACTGTTGGTTTGGAGTGTTCAGTTATGCCAAGGCCTGTGAGTAACAGTATAAGAGGGACAGTGATGGGAGTCATAAGGGGATCTGGAAGAGGTGTAGTGAAATCAGATGCCTCGTTTTCAGGATCAAGTGTTGGAGTTTCCATGCCTTCAACTTCTGCTCCCGGCATGGCAGGTTCATCTGCATCAACAAATGCAGTCACCCCCACAGTTTTGACACCCTTTAGAACGGATGCATCTGCATTGGGTTCTTATACACCAGCTGTTGCTACTGGGAGTGGAAAGAGAAGATTTTCTGAAATGCCACTAACTCCTGCTTCTGCTCCTAAAGAACCTCATACTGCGTACAGGGATCGTGCAGCCGAGAGAAGAAGCTTATATGGTTCATCGGTGTCTTTTAGTGATGACGTATCTGACCTTGGTTTTGCAGAGTCAA ATCAAGATTCTGCGTCAAGAAAGGGTTCTTTTGATTCAATGCCTTTTCCCCCTGGTGTTGGTGGAGGACGTGGGGTTGGAGATGCTAACATTGACAGTTACGAGGTGATTACAGCTGAAAAAGCAATTGATGAGAGCAATGTGGGCAACAAGATGCTTCGCAACATGGGCTGGCACGAAGGCTTG GGGTTAGGAAGAGATGGAAGCGGAATGGTAGAACCAGTGCAGGCTCAGTCCGTGGAACGGAGAGCAGGACTTGGGAGTCAGCAGAAGAAGTTAGATCCTACTCTCGAGGTGCAGGCCGGAGATAGTTACAAGACTCTCATTCAGAAGAAGGCACTGGCCAGGTTCCGGGAGATGTCTTAA